In Oncorhynchus clarkii lewisi isolate Uvic-CL-2024 unplaced genomic scaffold, UVic_Ocla_1.0 unplaced_contig_10546_pilon_pilon, whole genome shotgun sequence, a genomic segment contains:
- the LOC139401349 gene encoding histone-lysine N-methyltransferase 2D-like yields MEQFISVWVRDPRIQKKDFWHAHMDYEICIHTNSLCFTKKISCVRRRYRDFVWLRQKLQANSLLMVQLPELPPKNPFFNLNNAQQITERMKGLQKFLQLTLESNLLLSDSCLHLFLQSELGVSQIEACASGRTHYSVSQAVLRCGCKLQRFHSQEDLLETSRKESCDSDSVSGFVEPAPSSKDGAASSPTETLDLSLPDRTRPNHNQEETLALSLPDRTRPNHNQEETLALSLPDRTRPNHNQEETLALFLPDRTRPNPNQEETLALSLPDRTRPNPNQEETLALSLPDRTRPNPDQEETLALSLPDRTRPNPDQEETLDLSLPDRTRPNPDQEETLALSLPDRTRPNPDQEETLALSLPDRTRPNPDQEETIALSLPDRTRPNNVQEETLALSLPDRTRPNPDQEEDTLSMSVSPWEHHSQPGHGNLQYSASQMSPDSALPWTRALCRE; encoded by the exons atggaGCAGTTTATCAGTGTCTGGGTTCGGGATCCTCGGATTCAGAAGAAGGACTTCTGGCATGCCCACATGGACTATGAAATCTGTATACAT ACCAACAGTCTCTGCTTCACCAAGAAGATATCCTGTGTGAGGAGAAGGTACCGTGACTTCGTATGGCTCCGGCAGAAACTGCAGGCTAACTCCCTACTCAT GGTCCAGCTGCCTGAACTACCACCTAAGAACCCTTTCTTTAACCTGAACAACGCCCAGCAGATCACAGAGAGGATGAAGGGCCTCCAGAAGTTCCTTCAACT GACCCTGGAGAGTAATCTGCTTCTGTCAGACAGCTGTCTGCACCTCTTCCTGCAGTCGGAGCTGGGGGTGTCCCAGATAGAGGCCTGCGCCTCAGGTAGAACCCATTACTCTGTGTCCCAGGCCGTGCTGCGCTGCGGCTGCAAACTGCAACGCTTCCACTCCCAGGAGGACCTGTTAGAGACCAGCCGCAAGGAGTCCTGTGACTCCGACTCTGTTAG TGGGTTTGTAGAGCCGGCGCCCAGCAGTAAAGATGGAGCTGCTTCCTCACCCACAGAGACCCTAGATCTGTCTCTACCCGATAGGACCAGACCTAACCACAACCAGGAAGAGACCctagctctgtctctacctgATAGGACCAGACCTAACCACAACCAGGAAGAGACCctagctctgtctctacctgATAGGACCAGACCTAACCACAACCAGGAAGAGACCCTAGCTCTGTTTCTACCTGATAGGACAAGACCTAACCCCAACCAGGAAGAGACCctagctctgtctctacctgATAGGACCAGACCTAACCCCAACCAGGAAGAGACCctagctctgtctctacctgATAGGACCAGACCTAACCCCGACCAGGAAGAGACCctagctctgtctctacctgATAGGACCAGACCTAACCCCGACCAGGAAGAGACCCTAGATTTGTCTCTACCCGATAGGACCAGACCTAACCCCGACCAGGAAGAGACCctagctctgtctctacctgATAGGACCAGACCTAACCCCGACCAGGAAGAGACCctagctctgtctctacctgATAGGACCAGACCTAACCCCGACCAGGAAGAGACcatagctctgtctctacctgATAGGACCAGACCTAACAACGTCCAGGAAGAGACCctagctctgtctctacctgATAGGACCAGACCTAACCCCGACCAGGAAGAAGACACTCTCAGCATGTCTGTCTCTCCATGGGAACATCACAGCCAACCAGGACATGGTAACTTACAAtattctgcatcccaaatgtcacccgatagtgcactaccttggaccagagccctatgtagggaatag